A genomic stretch from Enterobacter dykesii includes:
- a CDS encoding putative bifunctional diguanylate cyclase/phosphodiesterase, which produces MLNISWDPVLIAISYLVAFIASFVALDSAGKIPLSSRKAALFWRIAGGVTLGIGIWSMHFIGMLSMQMPMMMSYDLWLTLASLGVAVVASATALNIAVTGKKLSPFRLIFATAILSAGVVSMHYIGMAALMLDGSIIWDRRLVGLSVVIAVVASGTALWLAFRLRDKRKGVFINRILAAFVMGAAICAMHYTGMSAAQFQEMAHTLPGGIGELGLSIWVSVTTLCLLGVMLIISLIDSHRRTNRLTDNLQQLNRQLELQARFDALTGLANRHQMDLRMQDCLRSALLSKKPFAVIFLNVDLFKRVNDTWGHSVGDELLITVAQRITARLTREMTLARLGGDAFILLVPECDDDRLNALLTALLEDVRRPLSVCGHTLSTTISAGVSLYPQDGETLHELKLKADAALHRVKEDGRNGWAIYRAEMSTAIPAKPGFLQELSQALERDQFELWYQPTWHAGEKTIHGFEALLRWRHPEQGVVLPNLFIPTLEQTGLIIPVGNWAIEAACRQLHFWTEQGFSQWTLSLNLSPIQFEQPDIFQIISSMLEKYSLSPSRLILEVTESTALKNLDRSIELLNAFNHAGIVVSIDDFGTGYSNLLMLSVLPAKELKIDRSFVTSMLENEKSYKLVETIISIARTMEMNVVAEGIETEEQQAVLTRLGCDYLQGYLFSRPLPAEQVPWLLLQINSDKQIIPINKIQTDPAFISQKNHA; this is translated from the coding sequence ATGCTCAATATATCGTGGGACCCTGTGTTAATCGCTATCTCTTATCTGGTGGCGTTTATCGCCTCCTTTGTGGCGCTGGACAGCGCCGGAAAGATCCCCCTCTCCAGCCGAAAGGCTGCCCTGTTCTGGCGCATTGCCGGTGGGGTCACGCTGGGCATTGGCATTTGGTCGATGCACTTTATCGGCATGCTGTCGATGCAAATGCCCATGATGATGAGCTACGACCTCTGGTTAACCCTTGCGTCACTGGGCGTCGCGGTGGTTGCATCGGCCACGGCACTTAATATTGCCGTCACGGGCAAAAAACTTTCTCCCTTTCGACTGATCTTTGCCACGGCGATCCTGAGCGCTGGCGTGGTGTCTATGCACTACATCGGTATGGCGGCCCTGATGCTGGATGGCAGCATCATCTGGGATCGCCGCCTCGTGGGGTTGTCCGTGGTTATTGCCGTTGTTGCCTCCGGCACGGCGCTGTGGCTGGCTTTCCGTCTGCGGGATAAACGTAAAGGCGTCTTTATCAATCGCATTCTCGCGGCCTTCGTCATGGGTGCCGCCATTTGTGCGATGCACTATACCGGCATGAGTGCCGCTCAGTTTCAGGAAATGGCGCACACCCTGCCGGGCGGCATCGGCGAGCTGGGGTTATCCATCTGGGTTTCGGTCACCACGCTCTGCCTGCTCGGGGTGATGTTAATCATTTCACTTATCGACTCTCACCGGCGCACTAACCGGCTGACGGATAATCTGCAGCAGCTCAACCGCCAGCTTGAGCTACAGGCGCGTTTTGACGCGCTCACCGGGCTCGCAAACCGCCACCAGATGGATCTCCGCATGCAGGATTGTCTGCGCAGCGCGCTGCTGAGCAAGAAGCCATTTGCGGTGATTTTCCTGAACGTCGATCTCTTCAAACGCGTTAACGATACGTGGGGTCACAGCGTCGGTGATGAGCTATTGATCACGGTCGCGCAGCGCATCACGGCCCGACTCACGCGTGAGATGACCCTGGCAAGGCTGGGTGGCGACGCCTTTATCCTGCTGGTGCCGGAATGTGACGACGACAGGCTCAACGCCCTGCTCACCGCGTTGCTCGAGGATGTGCGACGCCCTCTGTCTGTCTGCGGGCATACGTTAAGCACGACGATCAGCGCAGGCGTCAGCCTCTATCCGCAGGATGGCGAAACGCTGCATGAGCTGAAGCTCAAGGCGGATGCAGCCTTACATCGCGTCAAGGAAGATGGCCGCAACGGCTGGGCGATTTACCGGGCCGAGATGTCAACGGCGATCCCGGCGAAACCCGGTTTCCTGCAGGAGCTCTCTCAGGCGCTTGAACGCGATCAGTTTGAACTGTGGTACCAGCCAACCTGGCATGCGGGAGAAAAAACCATTCACGGTTTTGAAGCCCTTCTGCGCTGGCGGCATCCTGAGCAAGGCGTTGTGCTGCCTAATCTGTTTATCCCCACGCTGGAACAGACGGGCTTAATTATTCCGGTAGGTAACTGGGCCATTGAAGCGGCATGCCGACAGCTTCATTTCTGGACTGAACAAGGTTTCAGCCAGTGGACGCTGTCGCTCAACCTATCCCCCATCCAGTTTGAACAGCCGGACATTTTCCAGATCATCTCGTCGATGCTGGAAAAATATAGCCTGTCTCCGTCCCGGCTGATCCTGGAGGTAACGGAAAGCACCGCGCTTAAAAATCTCGACCGCAGCATTGAGTTACTCAACGCGTTTAATCACGCGGGGATCGTCGTCTCGATTGATGATTTTGGTACGGGCTATTCCAACCTTCTGATGCTGAGCGTGCTTCCGGCAAAAGAGCTCAAGATCGACAGAAGCTTTGTCACGTCGATGCTGGAAAATGAAAAAAGCTACAAGCTGGTTGAAACTATTATCAGTATCGCCCGGACCATGGAGATGAATGTGGTGGCAGAAGGGATCGAGACGGAAGAACAGCAGGCGGTTCTCACCCGTCTCGGCTGCGATTACCTGCAGGGATATCTTTTCTCCCGGCCCTTACCCGCCGAACAGGTACCGTGGCTACTGCTGCAGATAAACTCAGACAAACAGATTATACCCATTAATAAAATTCAAACGGATCCCGCATTTATTTCTCAAAAAAATCATGCCTGA
- a CDS encoding sensor domain-containing diguanylate cyclase, with amino-acid sequence MSQPCFDALNVIKTPVWLVSPVSEKIVFANVAATQIMGDKTLNDLRKGIYSASAQTVLSMYVSELKTEQEIVEIWTTNRDGQDTPLSCRLSLAHYAPWGDVIVFEGVSQPILSGLKASRSATYRRKKQGFYARFFLTNSAPMLLIDPARDGQIVDANLAALNFYGYSHDDMCSKHTWEINTLGRDVMPIMTAIAALPGGHKPLNFVHRLADGSTRHVQTYAGPIEIYGDKLMLCIIHDITEQKRLEQELEHAALRDSMTGLLNRRQFYAITDQSNLNKLPAQQQFSLLLVDTDHFKNINDLFGHLKGDEVLIALSRTLEACSREGDMVFRWGGEEFVILLPRTSLDTALQIAESVRAAVARITIPGLPRFTVSIGVARHNQGESIDELFKRVDDALYRAKNDGRNKVLAA; translated from the coding sequence ATGTCGCAACCTTGTTTTGATGCGTTGAATGTAATTAAAACACCCGTGTGGCTCGTTTCACCCGTGTCGGAAAAGATCGTTTTTGCGAATGTGGCAGCAACGCAGATCATGGGGGATAAAACGCTCAATGACCTGCGAAAAGGGATCTACTCTGCCAGTGCGCAAACCGTCCTGTCGATGTATGTATCTGAACTGAAAACAGAGCAGGAGATCGTCGAAATCTGGACAACGAACCGGGATGGACAGGATACGCCGTTAAGCTGTCGCCTCTCGCTTGCCCACTACGCGCCCTGGGGAGATGTGATCGTTTTCGAGGGCGTCTCCCAACCAATACTCTCAGGATTGAAGGCCAGCCGTTCCGCCACCTACCGGCGGAAAAAGCAGGGTTTTTATGCGCGCTTTTTTCTGACCAACAGCGCCCCGATGCTGCTAATCGATCCGGCCCGCGACGGTCAAATCGTCGATGCGAATCTGGCCGCGCTCAATTTTTATGGTTATTCACATGATGACATGTGCAGTAAGCATACCTGGGAAATCAATACGCTGGGGCGAGATGTGATGCCCATTATGACTGCAATTGCCGCGCTGCCCGGCGGTCATAAGCCGCTCAATTTTGTTCACCGCCTTGCCGATGGATCCACCCGCCACGTTCAGACGTATGCCGGGCCCATTGAGATCTACGGTGACAAGCTGATGCTGTGCATCATCCACGATATCACCGAGCAAAAAAGGCTGGAGCAGGAGCTGGAACATGCGGCGTTGCGTGACTCCATGACGGGACTACTCAACAGGCGCCAGTTCTACGCAATTACCGATCAAAGCAACCTGAATAAACTTCCTGCGCAGCAGCAATTTAGCCTGCTGCTGGTGGATACCGACCATTTCAAAAACATTAATGACCTGTTCGGCCATCTGAAAGGCGATGAGGTGCTTATCGCCCTTTCCCGAACGCTGGAAGCCTGTAGTCGGGAAGGCGACATGGTGTTCCGCTGGGGTGGCGAAGAGTTCGTTATCCTGCTGCCGCGCACCTCTCTCGACACCGCGTTGCAGATTGCCGAGTCAGTCCGCGCGGCCGTTGCCCGCATTACGATTCCAGGCTTGCCGCGGTTCACCGTCAGCATCGGCGTAGCGCGGCACAATCAGGGTGAAAGTATTGACGAGCTGTTTAAGCGTGTGGACGATGCGCTGTATCGCGCTAAAAATGACGGCCGCAATAAAGTCCTTGCTGCATGA
- a CDS encoding Ecr family regulatory small membrane protein yields the protein MGKTEIILTLIILLLIIFGFWFIFSGEIWYLVEFLENSLYPTFDAP from the coding sequence ATGGGAAAAACAGAAATAATACTCACCTTAATTATTTTACTCCTTATTATATTTGGCTTCTGGTTTATTTTTAGCGGTGAGATCTGGTATCTCGTCGAGTTTCTTGAAAATAGCCTTTACCCGACCTTCGACGCACCGTAA
- a CDS encoding DJ-1/PfpI family protein: MSKKILMLVGDYAEDYETMVPFQALQMIGHQVDAVCPDKPKGDYIMTAIHDFDGAQTYSEKPGHRFTLNADFSAVKEQDYDALLIPGGRAPEYLRLNEDVLKLVQAFDAARKPIAAVCHGPQLLAAAGILKGRTCSAYPACAPEVRLSGGHYAAIGIDQAHVDGNLVTAPAWPAHPQWLAKFNALLE, translated from the coding sequence ATGAGCAAGAAGATCCTGATGCTGGTTGGCGATTACGCCGAAGATTACGAAACCATGGTGCCTTTTCAGGCTTTGCAGATGATTGGCCATCAGGTGGATGCGGTCTGCCCCGACAAACCGAAGGGCGACTACATCATGACGGCAATCCATGACTTTGACGGTGCCCAGACCTATAGCGAAAAGCCCGGTCACCGGTTTACCCTCAACGCCGATTTTTCCGCCGTTAAGGAGCAGGACTACGACGCGCTGCTCATCCCCGGTGGGAGAGCACCCGAGTATCTGCGGCTAAATGAGGACGTGTTAAAGCTGGTGCAGGCATTTGACGCCGCGCGTAAGCCGATTGCTGCGGTGTGCCACGGACCACAGCTGCTTGCTGCCGCGGGCATCCTGAAAGGACGAACCTGTAGCGCCTACCCGGCCTGCGCGCCTGAAGTACGTCTCAGCGGGGGACACTACGCCGCTATCGGCATCGATCAGGCCCATGTTGACGGCAACCTGGTGACGGCTCCCGCCTGGCCCGCGCATCCGCAGTGGCTGGCGAAGTTTAATGCGCTGTTAGAATAA
- a CDS encoding peptide ABC transporter substrate-binding protein — MKHPVSRLCAALYLCGLSTLSYAADVPQGTVLAQKQELVRHIKDEPASLDPAKAVGLPEIQVIRDLFEGLVNQNEKGELTPGVATRWQSNDNRIWTFTLRDNAKWSDGTPVTAQDFVYSWQRLVDPKTTSPFAWFAALAGINNAQAIIDGKAAPDTLGVTAVDARTLRVQLDKPLPWFSNLTANFAFYPVQKANVESGKEWTRPGALVGNGAYVLNDRVVNEKLVVVPNTHYWDNAKTVLQKVTFIPINQESSATKRYLAGDIDITESFPKNMYQKLLKDIPGQVYTPPQLGTYYYAFNTQEGPTADARVRLALSMTIDRRIMAEKVLGTGEKPAWHFTPDVTAGFTPEPSPFEQMSQQELNAQAKTLLQAAGYGPQRPLKLTLLYNTSENHQKIAIAVASMWKKNLGVDVKLQNQEWKTYIDSRNTGNFDVIRASWVGDYNEPSTFLSLLTSTHSGNISRFNEPAYDKIIHQATLETTAKARNTDYNMAEKILMEKAPIAPIYQYTNGRLIKPWVKGYPINNPEDVAYSRTMYIEKH, encoded by the coding sequence ATGAAGCATCCTGTTTCGCGTCTTTGCGCTGCACTGTACCTGTGCGGACTCTCTACACTCTCGTACGCTGCTGATGTGCCCCAGGGCACGGTACTGGCGCAAAAACAGGAGCTGGTCAGGCATATTAAAGACGAGCCGGCTTCGCTCGATCCGGCAAAAGCGGTGGGATTACCCGAGATTCAGGTGATTCGCGATCTTTTCGAAGGGCTGGTGAATCAGAACGAGAAAGGGGAGCTGACCCCCGGCGTGGCGACGCGCTGGCAGAGCAACGATAACCGTATCTGGACGTTCACCCTGCGCGATAACGCGAAATGGTCTGACGGTACGCCCGTCACCGCGCAGGATTTTGTCTACAGCTGGCAGCGTCTGGTTGACCCGAAAACCACCTCTCCGTTTGCCTGGTTTGCGGCGCTGGCAGGCATCAACAACGCGCAGGCCATTATTGATGGCAAAGCGGCGCCAGATACTCTGGGCGTGACGGCGGTGGATGCCAGAACCTTACGCGTCCAGCTGGATAAACCGCTCCCGTGGTTTAGCAACCTGACGGCGAACTTTGCCTTCTATCCGGTGCAAAAAGCGAACGTTGAAAGCGGGAAAGAGTGGACGCGACCGGGCGCTCTGGTGGGTAACGGCGCGTACGTCCTGAACGACCGCGTGGTGAATGAAAAACTGGTTGTCGTGCCGAATACGCACTACTGGGACAACGCTAAAACTGTCCTGCAAAAAGTGACGTTCATTCCGATTAATCAGGAATCGTCCGCCACTAAGCGCTATCTGGCGGGAGATATTGATATCACCGAATCGTTCCCGAAAAACATGTATCAGAAGCTCCTGAAGGACATTCCGGGACAGGTGTATACGCCGCCTCAGCTCGGGACCTATTACTATGCGTTTAACACGCAAGAGGGCCCGACGGCCGATGCCCGGGTGCGTCTTGCGCTGAGCATGACTATCGATCGCCGCATTATGGCAGAAAAGGTATTAGGTACAGGCGAGAAGCCGGCCTGGCATTTCACCCCTGACGTGACGGCGGGTTTCACCCCTGAACCTTCTCCGTTCGAGCAGATGTCCCAGCAGGAGCTGAACGCTCAGGCGAAAACGTTGCTCCAGGCCGCCGGTTACGGTCCTCAGCGTCCGCTGAAGTTGACCCTGCTGTACAACACCTCGGAAAACCACCAGAAAATCGCCATTGCGGTGGCGTCTATGTGGAAGAAAAATCTCGGTGTGGACGTCAAACTGCAAAACCAGGAGTGGAAAACCTATATCGACAGTCGTAATACCGGCAATTTTGATGTGATCCGCGCGTCATGGGTAGGCGATTACAACGAGCCGTCGACCTTCCTGTCTCTGCTGACCTCAACCCACAGCGGTAATATCTCGCGTTTCAATGAGCCGGCCTACGATAAAATTATCCACCAGGCGACGCTGGAAACCACGGCGAAAGCGCGTAATACGGACTATAACATGGCGGAGAAAATCCTCATGGAGAAAGCGCCTATCGCACCCATTTATCAGTACACCAACGGTCGTCTTATTAAACCGTGGGTGAAAGGGTATCCGATTAATAACCCAGAAGACGTGGCGTATAGCCGGACGATGTATATCGAGAAGCACTGA
- the mpaA gene encoding murein tripeptide amidase MpaA, with the protein MATTRPRAERGAFPPGAEQYGRSFLGASLIWFPAPDADRSSGLIIAGTHGDENSSIVTLSCALRTLTPSLRRHHVILAVNPDGCQLGLRANARGVDLNRNFPAANWRAGETVYRWNSSAEERDVVLLTGDKPGSEPETQALCQLIHKIHPAWVVSFHDPLACIEDPRHSDLGAWLAQAFALPLVTSVGYETPGSFGSWCADLSLPCITAEFPPISSDEASEKYLNAMMELLRWQPQR; encoded by the coding sequence ATGGCAACCACCCGACCACGCGCGGAGCGCGGCGCCTTCCCGCCGGGCGCTGAACAATATGGCCGCTCATTTTTAGGCGCATCGCTGATCTGGTTCCCGGCGCCCGATGCCGATCGCAGCAGCGGTTTGATCATTGCCGGCACGCACGGAGATGAAAACTCGTCCATCGTCACGCTTTCCTGCGCGCTGCGGACGCTGACGCCTTCATTGCGACGTCACCACGTCATTCTTGCCGTCAATCCGGACGGCTGTCAGCTTGGATTACGGGCAAATGCGAGGGGGGTTGACCTGAACCGTAATTTCCCGGCGGCAAACTGGCGCGCCGGAGAAACGGTTTATCGCTGGAACAGCTCCGCCGAGGAGCGGGACGTGGTGCTGCTGACGGGAGACAAGCCCGGCTCCGAGCCGGAAACGCAGGCGCTGTGCCAGCTTATCCATAAGATCCACCCCGCCTGGGTTGTCTCCTTCCACGATCCGCTGGCCTGTATTGAAGATCCTCGTCACTCCGACCTGGGCGCTTGGCTGGCGCAGGCTTTTGCCCTGCCGCTCGTCACCAGCGTGGGCTATGAAACACCCGGATCGTTCGGTAGCTGGTGCGCCGATTTGAGCCTGCCCTGCATCACCGCTGAATTCCCGCCAATTTCCTCCGACGAAGCCAGCGAAAAATACTTAAACGCGATGATGGAGCTACTGCGCTGGCAGCCTCAAAGATGA
- the ycjG gene encoding L-Ala-D/L-Glu epimerase, producing the protein MRSVKVYEEAWPLHTPFVISRGSRSEASVVVVEIEEEGVKGVGECTPYPRYGESVASVMAHIMTLVPELQKGLTREALQQSLPAGAARNAIDCALWSLEAARQQQSLTSLLGVALPESVVTAQTVVIGEPEQMAASAKALYDAGATLLKVKLDDRLISERMVAIRSAVPSATLIVDANESWHPEGLAARCQLLADLGVAMLEQPLPAKDDAALKNFIHPLPVCADESCHTRENLSALKGSYEMVNIKLDKTGGLTEALALAAEAQAQGFSLMLGCMLCTSRAIGAALPLVNQVRFADLDGPTWLAVDVSPALNFTSGVLHL; encoded by the coding sequence ATGAGAAGCGTTAAGGTCTATGAAGAAGCCTGGCCATTGCATACCCCGTTTGTGATCTCCCGCGGCAGCCGAAGTGAAGCCAGCGTGGTCGTGGTTGAAATCGAAGAAGAGGGGGTTAAAGGCGTCGGGGAATGTACGCCTTACCCGCGCTATGGAGAAAGTGTCGCGTCGGTGATGGCGCATATCATGACCCTGGTGCCTGAGCTGCAAAAGGGGCTCACGCGCGAGGCGTTACAGCAGAGTTTACCCGCCGGGGCCGCGCGCAATGCCATCGACTGTGCGCTCTGGAGCCTTGAGGCCGCCAGGCAGCAGCAATCGCTGACGTCCTTGCTGGGTGTGGCGCTGCCGGAGTCCGTCGTGACGGCGCAAACGGTCGTGATTGGTGAGCCGGAGCAGATGGCCGCCAGCGCAAAAGCGCTCTATGACGCCGGGGCCACGCTGTTAAAAGTGAAGCTCGACGATCGCCTGATCAGCGAGCGGATGGTCGCTATTCGCTCGGCGGTGCCTTCTGCCACGCTGATTGTGGACGCAAACGAGTCGTGGCATCCCGAGGGGCTTGCCGCCCGATGCCAGCTGTTGGCCGACCTGGGCGTGGCGATGCTGGAACAGCCTCTGCCAGCGAAGGATGATGCGGCGCTGAAGAATTTTATCCATCCGCTGCCCGTCTGTGCGGATGAAAGCTGTCATACCCGCGAGAATTTGAGCGCGCTTAAGGGCAGCTATGAGATGGTCAATATCAAGCTCGACAAGACAGGCGGGCTGACAGAAGCGCTGGCCCTGGCGGCGGAAGCGCAGGCGCAGGGCTTTTCCCTGATGCTGGGATGCATGCTCTGCACATCCCGGGCGATCGGCGCGGCGCTGCCGCTGGTCAATCAGGTCCGTTTCGCCGATCTGGATGGCCCGACGTGGCTGGCGGTTGACGTTTCACCGGCGCTTAATTTTACCAGCGGCGTGCTTCATCTTTGA
- the tpx gene encoding thiol peroxidase, whose product MSQLVHFQGNPVAVAGSIPQAGSKAQAFTLVAKDLSDVTLAQFAGKRKVLNIFPSIDTGVCAASVRKFNQLATEMDNTVVLCISADLPFAQSRFCGAEGLSNVITLSTLRSADFLEKYGVSIAEGPLKGLAARAVLVLDENDTVVFSELVNEITTEPDYTAALDVLKA is encoded by the coding sequence ATGTCACAACTCGTTCATTTCCAGGGCAACCCGGTTGCTGTTGCAGGTTCCATTCCGCAGGCTGGCAGCAAAGCGCAGGCTTTTACTCTGGTGGCTAAAGATCTGTCTGACGTCACACTGGCTCAGTTTGCGGGTAAACGCAAAGTACTGAACATTTTCCCAAGCATTGATACCGGCGTTTGTGCCGCGTCCGTGCGTAAATTCAACCAGCTGGCGACTGAAATGGACAACACCGTTGTGCTGTGCATTTCCGCTGACCTGCCGTTTGCCCAGTCCCGTTTCTGCGGTGCCGAAGGCCTGAGCAACGTTATTACCCTCTCCACCCTGCGCAGCGCAGATTTCCTCGAGAAATACGGCGTCAGCATCGCGGAAGGCCCACTGAAAGGTCTGGCGGCACGTGCCGTACTGGTTCTGGATGAAAACGATACCGTTGTCTTCAGCGAACTGGTTAACGAAATCACCACCGAGCCGGACTACACTGCCGCGCTGGACGTGCTGAAAGCATAA
- a CDS encoding aldose 1-epimerase family protein translates to MKIKFAFTLLAVLISGHAAAKTWVLTSAESSVEKGNWKISSDELKVKDQTFSIEQKVLHGGKQEGSKVIIISSKDGLTITLSPTRGMNLLHVEGFGTRLGWNSPVKEVVNPAYINLESRNGLGWLDGFNEMMVRCGYEWTGHPVTADGQIYTLHGRAGNTPVSQVEVEIADAAPHEIRVRGLIKESTFKKSDLQTMTELRYVPGTNQFSLHDVLTNHADYPHDYQIIYHSNFGTPILEEGARFLAPAASVSPFNDYAKAGVNDWQTYAGPTKGFDEMVFNIKPLADNNHETLAAVVNKAGDKGASIQFDTRQLPVLTLWKNTDTLKQGYVTGIEPGTSYAYPVTIEREQKRVKQLQPGASAQFDLTYTLLHSPQQVKEVENRIASIQGETKTEIVNTPMAKE, encoded by the coding sequence ATGAAGATTAAATTCGCTTTTACGCTCCTTGCGGTACTGATTTCTGGCCATGCAGCGGCCAAAACCTGGGTGCTGACAAGCGCTGAAAGCAGCGTAGAAAAAGGAAACTGGAAGATTTCCAGTGATGAGCTGAAAGTTAAAGATCAAACGTTCAGCATTGAGCAAAAAGTCTTACACGGTGGTAAACAGGAAGGCAGCAAAGTCATCATAATTAGCAGCAAAGATGGCCTGACGATTACCCTGAGCCCGACTCGCGGGATGAACCTTCTGCATGTAGAAGGCTTTGGAACCCGACTGGGGTGGAATTCGCCCGTTAAAGAGGTCGTTAATCCGGCATATATCAATCTTGAGAGCCGCAACGGTCTCGGCTGGCTGGATGGTTTCAACGAGATGATGGTGCGCTGTGGCTATGAGTGGACAGGACACCCGGTCACTGCGGACGGGCAAATTTACACCCTGCACGGCAGGGCCGGTAATACCCCCGTTTCGCAGGTCGAGGTTGAAATCGCCGATGCTGCTCCGCATGAGATCCGCGTTCGGGGTTTGATCAAAGAGAGCACGTTTAAAAAATCGGATCTGCAAACCATGACCGAACTGCGCTACGTTCCCGGAACCAACCAGTTCAGCCTGCATGATGTTCTGACCAACCATGCGGATTACCCTCATGATTACCAAATCATCTATCACAGCAACTTCGGCACGCCGATCCTCGAAGAAGGCGCGCGTTTCCTTGCGCCGGCGGCGAGCGTGAGCCCGTTCAATGACTACGCCAAAGCGGGCGTTAACGACTGGCAAACCTATGCCGGGCCGACAAAAGGCTTTGATGAGATGGTCTTTAACATTAAACCGCTCGCGGACAATAACCACGAAACGCTTGCAGCGGTGGTCAATAAAGCCGGAGATAAAGGCGCGTCAATCCAGTTTGATACCCGCCAGCTGCCCGTGCTGACCTTGTGGAAGAACACCGACACGCTGAAGCAGGGCTACGTCACGGGCATTGAGCCAGGCACCAGCTACGCCTACCCCGTTACGATTGAACGCGAGCAGAAGCGGGTTAAGCAGCTGCAGCCCGGAGCCAGCGCGCAGTTTGACCTGACCTATACCCTGCTGCACAGCCCGCAGCAGGTGAAAGAGGTCGAAAACAGGATTGCGTCGATTCAGGGAGAGACAAAAACAGAAATCGTTAACACGCCGATGGCGAAGGAATAA
- the tyrR gene encoding transcriptional regulator TyrR, whose translation MRLEVFCEDRLGLTRELLDLLVLRSIDLRGIEIDPVGRIYLNFAEIEFNTFSSLMAEIRRIAGVTDVRTIPWMPSEREHLALSALLEAMPEPFLSLDLKSKVERVNHASCQLFAQSQEKLSNHNAAQLIPGFNFQRWLDSNPQNTLSEHVVINGQNFLMEITPVYLKGEGNTRVLTGAVIMLRSTLRMGRQLQNISSQDVGAFSQIIAVSPKMRHVVDQARKLASLTAPLLITGDTGTGKDLLAHAVHLASPRAAKPYLALNCASIPEDAVESELFGHAPEGKKGFFEQANGGSVLLDEIGEMSPRMQAKLLRFLNDGTFRRVGEDHEVHVDVRVICATQKNLVELVQKGIFREDLYYRLNVLTLNIPPLRDCPQDIMPLTELFVARFADEQGVPRPKLSADLGTVLMRYGWPGNIRQLKNAVYRALTQLEGYELRPQDILLPDYDAGTVSVGEEAMEGSLDDITSRFERSVLTQLYRSYPSTRKLAKRLGVSHTAIANKLREYGLNHKKGDE comes from the coding sequence ATGCGTCTTGAAGTCTTCTGTGAAGACCGTCTCGGTCTGACCCGCGAATTACTCGATCTTCTTGTTTTACGTAGCATTGATTTACGTGGCATTGAGATCGATCCTGTCGGGCGAATTTACCTCAATTTTGCCGAAATTGAATTTAACACCTTCAGCAGCCTGATGGCGGAAATCCGCCGTATCGCTGGCGTTACGGATGTACGCACCATTCCCTGGATGCCCTCTGAGCGTGAGCACCTGGCCCTGAGCGCGCTGCTGGAGGCCATGCCGGAGCCGTTCCTCTCCCTGGATTTGAAAAGCAAAGTTGAGCGCGTTAACCACGCGAGCTGCCAGCTTTTCGCGCAGAGCCAGGAGAAGCTCAGCAATCATAACGCCGCGCAGCTGATCCCCGGCTTTAACTTCCAGCGCTGGCTGGACAGCAATCCGCAGAACACGCTTAGCGAGCATGTGGTGATTAACGGGCAGAATTTCCTGATGGAGATCACGCCGGTCTATCTGAAAGGGGAAGGGAATACCCGCGTGTTGACCGGGGCGGTGATCATGCTGCGCTCGACGTTACGCATGGGTCGCCAGCTGCAAAACATTTCCAGCCAGGATGTTGGCGCGTTCAGCCAGATTATTGCCGTCAGCCCGAAAATGCGCCATGTGGTTGATCAGGCGCGCAAGCTCGCAAGCCTGACCGCACCGCTGCTGATTACCGGGGACACCGGCACCGGGAAAGACCTGCTGGCTCACGCGGTGCACCTGGCGAGCCCGCGAGCGGCTAAGCCTTATCTGGCACTTAACTGCGCCTCTATTCCGGAAGATGCCGTTGAAAGCGAGCTGTTTGGCCACGCGCCGGAAGGCAAGAAAGGGTTCTTCGAGCAGGCTAACGGCGGCTCGGTGCTGCTGGACGAAATCGGCGAAATGTCGCCACGTATGCAGGCTAAGCTGCTGCGTTTCCTGAACGACGGAACCTTCCGCCGCGTCGGCGAGGATCACGAAGTGCATGTGGACGTGCGCGTCATTTGCGCCACCCAGAAAAACCTGGTTGAGCTGGTGCAAAAGGGGATCTTCCGCGAGGATCTCTATTACCGCCTCAACGTCCTGACGCTGAATATTCCCCCGCTGCGCGATTGTCCACAGGACATCATGCCGCTAACGGAGCTGTTCGTCGCCCGCTTTGCCGACGAGCAGGGGGTGCCGCGTCCGAAGCTGTCTGCCGATCTCGGCACGGTGCTCATGCGCTACGGCTGGCCGGGCAACATTCGCCAGCTTAAAAACGCCGTTTATCGTGCGCTGACCCAGCTGGAAGGTTATGAACTGCGTCCGCAGGATATTCTGTTGCCTGATTACGACGCGGGGACGGTATCGGTCGGCGAAGAGGCGATGGAGGGGTCGCTGGATGATATCACAAGCCGTTTTGAGCGCTCAGTGCTGACGCAGCTGTACCGCAGCTATCCCAGCACCCGCAAGCTGGCAAAACGTCTTGGCGTCTCGCATACCGCGATCGCGAACAAGCTGCGTGAGTATGGATTGAATCATAAGAAAGGTGACGAATAA